Proteins encoded by one window of Cyanobium sp. NS01:
- a CDS encoding glycosyltransferase produces the protein MGAEPCSSRSSANRASWVSGSARSCSIDSHTPGPLPGWLAAAGLDPELAEGRGETVRINAVALFQVSPTSPLPPSPSHAAPSHATMESPQLFEPVQAASPQELRHLQRGPVVGELEGFVTTGGVAGWVCATASGTGDNNQDANAAPPLAVRLVLADLLHPSRTWQLAELQAQQPRPDLPALGMELERACGFLFLGHSGVELPAHSSGMVLRAFCQLPAQAAETWQELPGSPLRLDGERYALLQELCRLGLGRRARLVGLDGHQLRGWATGTTPLQLRLDGGEAPLPIAPPDPLPQGEWPFQLELPAGLCDGAVHHLQLETDQGEPIDERLELVPFQLTPWAALLEHGQAPFPDHLSPLARERQRSLLLWLEQSDRSGQPLPAQLPLWQRLLSQPLRRDGQGLALPPGCEPGPDGAPVPRQPLQLPVSEQPRVSIVIPVHGQYPSTRRCLAAIAHAPTAVPYELIVVDDGSPDATTTWLEAEAPAVRLVRHDFARGFNQACCSGAAAARGEFIVLLNNDTEPCAHWLEELLDPFQRWPDTGLSGAQLVFADGRLQEAGGIVWGNGEPWNYGRGGNPYDPRYAYARQVDYASGAALAIRAELWRQVGGFSPEFSPAYYEDTDLAFKVRQAGHTVRYAPLARVIHHEGVSNGSDTEAASGLKRYQELNRPLFERKWAEAFEGSDQPDLSRAERIKDRGILGRALFLDHDTPRPDRDAGSHAALVEMELVQALGWKVTFLPANLAWLGRYTEELQRRGIEALHAPFVLSLEQVLRQRGAEFGLIYITRYTVAQQALPLIARHAPQARILFCNADLHHLRELRATRAQALEGEAAERALAQVREVQQQELAVIRQVHLTFSYSEVERAVIEAATLGGAPTAPCPWVVQAPEQPAPLAGRAGLAFLGSYGHPPNREAVQWFLDEVWPLLQQHCPEQHLHLYGSGMPAELSASWGAIPGVVLEGWVADPASVYARHRLFLAPLRSGAGLKGKVAAAAAHGIPQLLSPLAAEATGLRHGQEVWIAEAPSDWLAGVEQLCHNDHQWQAMGDAAHRYARSTWSRERGLALMADALQRLRLPLSQPA, from the coding sequence GTGGGGGCGGAACCCTGCAGCTCCCGCAGCAGCGCCAACCGCGCCTCCTGGGTGAGCGGCAGCGCCCGCAGCTGCTCGATCGACAGCCACACCCCCGGCCCGCTGCCCGGCTGGCTTGCGGCAGCAGGGCTTGACCCTGAACTGGCGGAGGGACGTGGCGAGACGGTCAGAATCAACGCGGTGGCTTTGTTTCAAGTATCGCCGACTTCGCCACTTCCGCCCAGCCCATCCCACGCCGCGCCATCCCACGCCACGATGGAGTCGCCCCAGCTTTTCGAGCCCGTGCAGGCGGCCTCACCCCAAGAACTGCGACACCTGCAACGGGGACCCGTGGTGGGGGAGCTTGAGGGTTTTGTGACCACCGGCGGCGTGGCGGGCTGGGTGTGTGCGACGGCCAGCGGCACCGGCGACAACAACCAAGACGCCAACGCCGCCCCACCCCTGGCCGTGCGGCTGGTGCTCGCCGACCTGCTCCACCCCAGCCGCACCTGGCAGCTGGCCGAACTGCAGGCCCAGCAACCCCGCCCCGATTTGCCCGCCCTCGGGATGGAGCTGGAGCGGGCCTGCGGTTTTCTCTTCCTCGGCCATTCCGGCGTGGAGCTGCCAGCCCACAGCTCCGGCATGGTGTTGCGTGCCTTCTGCCAGCTGCCGGCCCAGGCGGCTGAAACCTGGCAGGAATTGCCCGGCAGCCCCCTGCGCCTCGACGGCGAGCGCTACGCCCTGCTGCAGGAGCTCTGTCGCCTGGGGCTGGGCCGCCGCGCCCGCCTGGTGGGCCTTGACGGCCACCAACTGCGGGGCTGGGCCACCGGCACCACCCCCCTGCAGCTCCGCCTTGATGGCGGCGAGGCCCCCCTGCCAATCGCCCCACCCGACCCCCTGCCCCAGGGCGAATGGCCCTTCCAGCTGGAGCTGCCCGCCGGCCTCTGCGACGGCGCCGTGCACCACCTGCAGCTGGAGACCGACCAGGGTGAACCAATCGACGAACGCCTTGAGCTGGTGCCCTTCCAGCTCACCCCCTGGGCCGCCCTGCTCGAGCACGGCCAGGCCCCCTTCCCCGACCACCTCTCGCCCCTGGCCCGCGAGCGCCAGCGCAGCCTGCTGCTCTGGCTGGAGCAGTCCGACCGCAGCGGCCAACCCCTGCCCGCCCAGCTGCCGCTGTGGCAACGGCTGCTCAGCCAGCCCCTGCGCCGCGACGGCCAGGGCCTGGCCCTGCCGCCCGGCTGCGAACCCGGCCCCGACGGCGCCCCCGTGCCCCGCCAGCCCCTGCAGCTGCCGGTAAGCGAGCAGCCGCGGGTGTCGATCGTGATCCCGGTGCACGGCCAATACCCCAGCACCCGCCGCTGCCTGGCGGCGATCGCCCACGCCCCCACCGCCGTGCCCTATGAGCTGATCGTGGTCGACGACGGCTCGCCCGACGCCACCACCACCTGGCTGGAGGCCGAGGCTCCGGCCGTGCGCCTGGTGCGCCACGACTTTGCCCGCGGCTTCAACCAGGCCTGCTGCAGTGGCGCCGCCGCCGCCCGTGGGGAGTTCATCGTGCTGCTCAACAACGACACCGAGCCCTGCGCCCACTGGCTTGAGGAGTTGCTCGATCCCTTCCAGCGCTGGCCGGATACCGGCCTCAGCGGCGCCCAGCTGGTGTTTGCCGACGGCCGCCTGCAAGAGGCCGGCGGCATCGTGTGGGGCAACGGCGAGCCCTGGAACTACGGCCGCGGCGGCAACCCCTACGACCCTCGCTACGCCTACGCCCGCCAGGTGGACTACGCCAGCGGCGCAGCCCTGGCGATCCGCGCCGAGCTCTGGCGCCAGGTGGGCGGCTTCAGCCCCGAGTTTTCCCCCGCCTACTACGAGGACACCGACCTGGCCTTCAAGGTGCGCCAGGCCGGCCACACCGTGCGCTACGCCCCCCTGGCCCGGGTGATCCACCACGAGGGCGTGAGCAACGGCAGCGACACCGAGGCCGCCAGCGGCCTCAAGCGCTACCAGGAGCTCAACCGGCCCCTCTTCGAGCGGAAGTGGGCCGAGGCCTTCGAGGGGTCGGATCAACCCGACCTCAGCCGCGCCGAACGGATCAAAGACCGCGGCATCCTCGGCCGCGCCCTCTTCCTCGACCACGACACCCCCCGGCCCGACCGCGATGCCGGCAGCCACGCCGCCCTGGTGGAGATGGAGCTGGTGCAGGCCCTGGGCTGGAAGGTCACCTTTCTGCCCGCCAACCTGGCCTGGTTGGGCCGCTACACCGAGGAGCTGCAACGCCGGGGCATCGAAGCCCTGCATGCCCCGTTTGTGCTCTCACTCGAGCAAGTGCTGCGCCAGCGCGGCGCTGAGTTTGGGCTCATCTACATCACCCGCTACACGGTGGCCCAGCAGGCCCTGCCGCTGATCGCCCGCCATGCCCCCCAGGCCCGGATCCTCTTCTGCAACGCAGACCTGCACCACCTGCGCGAGTTGCGAGCCACCCGAGCCCAGGCCCTCGAGGGCGAGGCTGCTGAGCGTGCCCTGGCCCAGGTGCGGGAGGTGCAGCAGCAGGAGCTGGCCGTGATCCGCCAGGTGCACCTCACCTTCAGTTATTCGGAGGTGGAACGGGCGGTGATCGAGGCCGCAACCCTCGGCGGCGCCCCCACCGCCCCCTGCCCCTGGGTGGTGCAGGCCCCCGAGCAGCCCGCCCCCCTGGCCGGTCGCGCCGGCCTGGCCTTCCTCGGCAGCTATGGCCACCCGCCCAACCGCGAAGCGGTGCAGTGGTTTCTGGACGAGGTTTGGCCCCTGCTGCAGCAGCACTGCCCCGAGCAGCATCTGCACCTCTATGGCAGCGGTATGCCCGCGGAGCTCAGCGCCAGCTGGGGTGCCATCCCCGGCGTGGTGCTGGAAGGCTGGGTGGCGGATCCGGCCAGCGTGTATGCCCGCCATCGCCTCTTCCTCGCCCCGCTGCGCAGCGGGGCCGGCCTCAAGGGCAAGGTGGCCGCCGCCGCCGCCCACGGCATCCCCCAGCTGCTCAGCCCCCTGGCCGCCGAGGCCACCGGCCTGCGCCACGGCCAGGAGGTGTGGATCGCGGAGGCGCCCAGCGACTGGCTCGCGGGGGTGGAGCAGCTCTGCCACAACGACCACCAATGGCAGGCTATGGGCGATGCCGCCCACCGCTACGCCCGCAGCACCTGGAGCCGGGAGCGGGGGCTGGCCCTGATGGCCGACGCCTTGCAGCGCCTCCGGCTACCCCTGAGCCAACCCGCATGA
- a CDS encoding peptidylprolyl isomerase, whose protein sequence is MSQPTPRTNLPEPLSGLPDAAVVELGHGLPWLTLGETNRLVRQQGLAPALARAWLLDELVRAIPLDAEQERQLIRAWVEQQGVHSELELDAWLERQRLRRSDLAVLATQQERLESFRQHRWGDEVEVQFLRRKAELDQAVYSLLRVSDQALAEELHQRIAAAEADFGSLAAQHAEGRERHSRGVIGPIPMAAAHAEIAGRLRLGQPGQLWPPFPVERFWVVLRLEQRLPARLNAETRTRMMGELFEAWLQERLNLLLAGEPLPALPPLPGSAP, encoded by the coding sequence ATGAGCCAGCCCACCCCCCGCACCAACCTGCCCGAGCCCCTCTCGGGTCTACCCGATGCGGCGGTGGTGGAGCTGGGCCATGGCCTGCCCTGGCTCACCCTCGGCGAAACCAACCGGCTCGTGCGCCAGCAGGGTCTCGCCCCGGCCCTGGCCCGCGCCTGGCTGCTCGATGAACTGGTGCGGGCCATTCCCCTGGATGCCGAGCAGGAGCGGCAGCTGATCCGCGCCTGGGTAGAGCAGCAGGGGGTCCACAGCGAGCTGGAACTCGACGCCTGGCTAGAGCGCCAGCGGCTGCGCCGCAGCGATCTGGCCGTGCTCGCCACCCAGCAGGAACGGCTGGAGAGCTTTCGCCAGCACCGCTGGGGGGATGAGGTGGAGGTGCAGTTCCTGCGCCGCAAGGCCGAGCTCGATCAGGCCGTGTACTCCCTGCTGCGCGTCAGCGACCAGGCCCTGGCCGAGGAGCTGCACCAGCGCATCGCCGCCGCCGAGGCCGACTTCGGCAGCCTCGCCGCCCAGCACGCCGAGGGGCGGGAGCGCCACAGCCGCGGAGTGATCGGCCCGATTCCGATGGCCGCCGCCCATGCCGAGATCGCCGGCCGGCTGCGGCTGGGGCAGCCCGGCCAGCTCTGGCCCCCCTTCCCGGTGGAGCGCTTCTGGGTGGTGCTGCGGCTCGAGCAGCGCCTGCCGGCCCGCTTGAACGCCGAAACCAGGACCCGCATGATGGGCGAGCTGTTCGAAGCCTGGTTGCAGGAGCGTCTGAATCTGCTCCTGGCCGGCGAGCCCCTGCCCGCCCTGCCGCCCCTGCCGGGCTCCGCCCCATGA
- a CDS encoding peptidase domain-containing ABC transporter, giving the protein MTSAPAELLLRGFAPFERLPVALAPLLDPLLEPCRFRLGQTVLRPDVLPAGVLLIRSGQLRSLAPAPRGQGLRTIERLGAGAIAGWVSLLRDEPCEHLRATTEVEASLLPAAPFRELLAGHPALAAAFQQRPSASELHAVLLALAPAQPWALQELEAWPEPLTTSCVRSLAPGPETNLALPPGYHWHVSSGRPLGEAWPEPPPALAPLAASDPWLRLIGFPAPEPAAEAPPAADAPSRAAVDSQPPLATPEVLGPDEYTPSPEPPPARSQPGELRLQPASGSRAIALALCTALADYFGLPLNRDSLHQQVDAILQRQAAINLVNLGQIMDTLGLRVVLSRVPTDRLSRVPTPAALMQNGRIGLLDGVDPEGQARLLEAELGTLFVPCEQLATHDGDQTELLLFQKKDDAKTQNFGWGWFRPYLSEHRRELVEVLLSSVVINVLRLVFPLGMLTLIRSSSVSGGIGTVLSIGAVMLLAAVIEALLKSLRTYVFTDTANRVDQAAKSTVLDHLIRLPQGFFDSRPVGRVVFYFNELDKLRDLLLGRTLTSLIDLAFVPLYLLVILFISPVLALVQLASVPVILGVGLLANPAIKAQIQRAKGEAISTYSFLTEALTGVQTIKAQNAELKTRWEFEDRYTRFLGEDFKLRVINDSNANLLEFLNNFSQLLLIVVAMWLVIQQKMSIGGLFAVRILGGYVVGPLTQLPRQWQQIQLGAQSLAIVADVVDRPTEQTLAETQNIPMPALQGRVEFRNVSFRYRDEGPLNLEGVNLEIPAGAFVGLVGGSGSGKSTLLKLLPRSYAPLEGAVLVDGLDISKIELYSLRHQIGVVPQESMLFDGSIRDNLLLVKPDATAAEMIRAARIACAHDFIMELPRGYNTGVGERGAGLSGGQRQRLALARAVLQNPRMLILDEATSALDASTERQLCINLLEAFRGRTVFFITHRLATVRPADVIVLMERGAIMELGSHQRLMDQQGWYYALYRSQNQEGMA; this is encoded by the coding sequence ATGACCTCCGCTCCGGCCGAGCTGCTGCTCCGTGGCTTTGCGCCCTTCGAGCGCCTGCCCGTGGCCCTCGCTCCCCTGCTTGACCCCCTGCTGGAGCCCTGCCGCTTCCGCCTCGGGCAAACCGTGCTCCGCCCCGACGTGCTGCCCGCCGGGGTGCTGCTGATCCGCAGCGGCCAGCTGCGCAGCCTCGCCCCCGCCCCCCGCGGCCAGGGGCTGCGCACGATCGAGCGCCTCGGCGCCGGCGCCATCGCCGGCTGGGTGTCGCTGCTGCGCGACGAGCCCTGCGAGCACCTGCGCGCCACCACCGAAGTGGAGGCCTCCCTGCTCCCCGCAGCCCCCTTCCGCGAGCTGCTCGCCGGCCACCCGGCCCTGGCCGCCGCCTTCCAGCAGCGCCCCAGCGCCAGCGAGCTGCACGCCGTGCTGCTGGCCCTCGCCCCCGCCCAGCCCTGGGCCCTGCAGGAGCTCGAGGCCTGGCCCGAGCCCCTCACCACGAGCTGCGTGCGCAGCCTGGCGCCCGGCCCGGAAACCAACCTGGCCCTGCCGCCCGGCTACCACTGGCATGTGAGCAGCGGCCGTCCCCTCGGCGAAGCCTGGCCCGAACCGCCGCCGGCCCTGGCCCCCCTCGCCGCCAGCGATCCCTGGCTGCGTCTGATCGGCTTCCCGGCCCCCGAGCCCGCCGCAGAGGCCCCTCCAGCCGCAGACGCGCCCAGCCGGGCGGCGGTCGACAGTCAGCCCCCCCTGGCCACCCCCGAAGTGCTCGGCCCCGACGAATACACCCCCTCTCCGGAACCGCCCCCAGCCCGCAGCCAGCCCGGCGAGCTGCGCCTCCAGCCCGCCAGTGGCTCCCGCGCCATCGCCCTGGCCCTCTGCACCGCCTTGGCCGACTACTTCGGCCTGCCCCTCAACCGCGACTCCCTGCACCAGCAGGTGGACGCGATCCTGCAGCGCCAGGCCGCCATCAACCTGGTGAACCTGGGCCAGATCATGGACACCCTCGGCCTGCGGGTGGTGCTCAGCCGCGTGCCCACCGACCGGCTGAGCCGCGTGCCCACGCCGGCCGCCCTGATGCAGAACGGCCGCATCGGCCTGCTCGACGGCGTCGATCCCGAAGGCCAGGCCCGGCTGCTCGAAGCCGAACTCGGCACCCTGTTCGTGCCCTGCGAGCAGCTGGCCACCCACGACGGCGACCAGACCGAGCTGCTGCTGTTCCAGAAGAAGGACGACGCCAAGACCCAGAACTTCGGCTGGGGCTGGTTCCGCCCCTACCTCAGCGAGCACCGCCGCGAGCTGGTGGAGGTGCTGCTCAGCTCCGTGGTGATCAACGTGCTGCGGCTGGTGTTCCCCCTCGGCATGCTCACCCTGATTCGCTCCAGCAGCGTGAGCGGCGGCATCGGCACCGTGCTCAGCATCGGTGCCGTGATGCTGCTGGCGGCCGTGATCGAAGCGCTGCTCAAGAGCCTGCGCACCTACGTGTTCACCGACACCGCCAACCGGGTGGACCAGGCCGCCAAGAGCACCGTGCTCGACCACCTGATCCGCCTGCCCCAGGGCTTCTTCGACAGCCGGCCGGTGGGCCGGGTGGTGTTCTATTTCAACGAGCTCGACAAGCTGCGCGACCTGCTGCTCGGCCGCACCCTCACCTCCCTGATCGACCTGGCCTTCGTGCCCCTCTACCTGCTGGTGATCCTGTTCATCAGCCCGGTGCTGGCCCTGGTGCAGCTCGCCTCCGTTCCGGTGATCCTCGGCGTGGGCCTGCTCGCCAATCCGGCCATCAAGGCCCAGATCCAGCGCGCCAAGGGCGAGGCGATCAGCACCTACAGCTTCCTCACCGAGGCCCTCACCGGCGTGCAGACGATCAAGGCCCAGAACGCCGAACTCAAGACCCGCTGGGAATTCGAAGACCGTTACACCCGCTTCCTGGGGGAAGATTTCAAGCTGCGCGTGATCAACGATTCCAACGCCAACCTGCTCGAGTTTCTCAACAACTTCAGCCAGCTGCTGTTGATCGTGGTGGCCATGTGGCTGGTGATCCAGCAGAAAATGAGCATCGGCGGCCTCTTCGCCGTGCGCATCCTGGGGGGCTATGTGGTGGGGCCCCTCACGCAGCTGCCGCGCCAGTGGCAGCAGATCCAGCTCGGCGCCCAGTCGCTGGCAATCGTGGCCGATGTGGTGGACAGGCCCACCGAGCAGACCCTGGCCGAAACCCAGAACATCCCCATGCCGGCGCTGCAGGGCCGGGTGGAGTTCCGCAACGTCAGTTTCCGCTACCGGGATGAGGGCCCGCTCAACCTCGAAGGCGTGAACCTGGAGATCCCCGCTGGCGCCTTCGTGGGCTTGGTGGGGGGCTCCGGCAGCGGCAAGTCCACCCTGCTCAAGCTGCTGCCCCGCTCCTATGCCCCCCTGGAGGGCGCGGTGCTGGTGGATGGTCTCGACATCAGCAAGATCGAGCTCTATTCCCTCCGCCACCAGATCGGCGTGGTGCCGCAGGAATCGATGCTGTTCGACGGCTCCATCCGCGACAACCTGCTGCTTGTGAAGCCCGACGCCACCGCCGCCGAGATGATCCGTGCCGCCCGTATCGCCTGCGCCCACGACTTCATCATGGAGCTGCCCCGCGGTTACAACACCGGCGTGGGCGAACGCGGTGCCGGCCTCTCCGGCGGCCAGCGTCAGCGCCTCGCCCTTGCCCGGGCCGTGCTGCAGAACCCTCGCATGCTCATCCTCGATGAGGCCACCAGCGCCCTCGACGCCAGCACCGAGCGGCAGCTCTGCATCAACCTGCTGGAGGCCTTCCGCGGCCGCACTGTGTTCTTCATCACCCACCGCCTCGCTACCGTGCGGCCCGCCGATGTGATCGTGCTGATGGAAAGGGGTGCGATCATGGAACTGGGAAGTCATCAGCGTCTGATGGACCAGCAGGGCTGGTATTACGCCCTCTACCGCAGTCAGAACCAGGAGGGCATGGCCTGA
- a CDS encoding HlyD family secretion protein has protein sequence MQRRPSSLVNLYDRCLHWLRSPLNRRPRAFGSSRRPRPPADNGAAGAAPIEPVRVDLVGGEPTSLAGNDAPTTFGGSLAPRPQGLAPSWSFNQTVLLRKQRRGSSVMIWAGIGTTAVLGLWAITAPLAETVAVEGKLEPGNATRRIDAPVPGVVEEVLVQEGQQVRQGQPLVRFDLREPRSKLAAAESIRERLLNENQIAAATLGDAAATAALTANQRQQLASQAEELASRREAARQELAKAKARYAGFRATLATYRNIANRFAGLVSEGAASEVQLLEARQRVQETESSIAQEQREIARLQSTLVNTGAVTSVELRRKVEENLRQIAQLDSEVQLARQQIQFGELTAPAAGTVFDIEVSPGSVVAQGTGTSTSAVGKSLMKVVPQEALEALVYLPNTAIGFVQPGQTAQLSIAAFEAGDFGTVPAVVERIASDALTADEQTRVLGTQASGLFYPAVLRLERQTIDLRRKQVPLQAGMTLTADIKLRERRFINILTSFLEDQRRNLERLR, from the coding sequence ATGCAGCGCCGACCCTCCTCCCTCGTGAACCTCTACGACCGCTGCCTGCACTGGCTGCGCTCGCCCCTGAATCGCCGCCCGCGGGCCTTCGGCAGCTCGCGGCGCCCCAGGCCACCCGCAGACAACGGCGCAGCCGGCGCCGCGCCGATCGAGCCCGTGCGCGTTGACCTGGTGGGCGGCGAGCCCACCTCCCTCGCCGGCAACGACGCGCCCACCACCTTCGGCGGTTCCTTGGCGCCCCGCCCGCAGGGCCTGGCCCCCTCCTGGAGCTTCAACCAGACGGTGCTGCTGCGCAAGCAGCGGCGCGGCTCCTCGGTGATGATCTGGGCTGGCATCGGCACCACCGCCGTGCTGGGCCTCTGGGCCATCACCGCCCCCCTGGCCGAAACCGTGGCCGTGGAGGGCAAGCTCGAGCCAGGCAATGCCACCCGCCGCATCGATGCCCCAGTGCCCGGCGTGGTGGAGGAGGTGCTCGTGCAGGAGGGGCAGCAGGTGCGCCAGGGCCAGCCCCTGGTGCGCTTCGACCTGCGCGAACCCCGTAGCAAACTGGCTGCCGCCGAGAGCATCCGCGAACGCCTGCTGAACGAGAACCAGATCGCCGCCGCCACCCTGGGCGACGCCGCCGCCACCGCCGCCCTCACTGCTAACCAGCGCCAGCAACTGGCCAGCCAGGCCGAAGAGTTGGCCAGCCGCCGCGAAGCGGCCCGCCAGGAACTGGCCAAGGCCAAAGCCCGCTACGCCGGCTTCCGGGCTACCCTCGCCACTTACCGCAACATCGCCAACCGCTTCGCGGGCCTGGTGAGCGAGGGAGCCGCCAGCGAGGTGCAGCTGCTGGAGGCCCGTCAGCGGGTGCAGGAAACCGAGAGCAGCATCGCCCAGGAGCAGCGCGAGATCGCCCGGCTGCAGTCCACGCTGGTGAACACCGGCGCCGTCACCAGCGTGGAACTGCGCCGCAAGGTGGAGGAGAACCTGCGCCAGATCGCCCAGCTCGACAGCGAAGTTCAGCTGGCCCGCCAGCAGATCCAGTTCGGCGAACTCACCGCTCCCGCCGCTGGCACGGTCTTCGACATCGAGGTGAGTCCGGGCAGCGTCGTGGCCCAGGGAACCGGCACCAGCACCAGCGCCGTGGGCAAGTCGCTGATGAAGGTGGTGCCCCAGGAGGCCCTTGAGGCCCTGGTCTACCTGCCCAACACCGCGATCGGCTTCGTGCAGCCCGGCCAGACCGCCCAGCTCTCGATCGCGGCCTTCGAGGCTGGCGACTTCGGCACCGTGCCCGCCGTGGTGGAGCGCATCGCCTCCGATGCCCTCACCGCCGATGAGCAGACCCGTGTGCTCGGCACCCAGGCCTCAGGCCTGTTCTATCCCGCCGTGCTGCGGCTCGAGCGCCAGACCATCGACCTGCGCCGCAAGCAGGTACCGCTACAGGCGGGCATGACCCTCACCGCTGATATCAAGCTGCGCGAACGCCGCTTCATCAACATCCTCACCAGCTTCCTCGAAGACCAGCGCCGCAACCTCGAGCGGCTGCGCTGA
- a CDS encoding tetratricopeptide repeat protein — protein sequence MQDLREPEPGGTFAAQLAALVRSETLARSADDWLALAEGYAAAQILAPQDHRLAANRGNALWIADRPMQALAAYQRAVQLAPDDPVVYRGLANVHCDRQAFEAADRAYARSRGLAAEAITAWNHSQLLIGLERYAEGYALAESRWELAGLQPWRDPTTAWRGEPQGWQGPLLLWSEQGLGDTLQHLRWLGPLVQRRGEAAPPLVLEVEPCLVELLRQGLAHLEPRPVVRGKTGGDAPTWRGAQVSLLSLPGLLGGAPLPKAAAWLQAVSWAQPRELGRQGQQGLQPLRVGLVWAAGRKLDDPVTAREYRRRSLSPEALGALILGLEGLGARCTLLQFGPDRHQADPFRAPGTEELAAEADFAATAALVAQLDLVISVDTAMAHLVGAMGRRGWLLLPFSAAPRWLRHRADTPWYPSLRLFRQPQPGDWQAVVWEVLTALRDRGADLGAEVELKAGCS from the coding sequence ATGCAGGATTTGCGCGAACCGGAACCAGGCGGGACGTTCGCGGCCCAGCTCGCGGCGTTGGTGCGCAGCGAGACGTTGGCGCGTAGCGCTGACGACTGGCTGGCGCTTGCGGAGGGCTACGCAGCCGCCCAAATTCTTGCGCCCCAGGATCACCGTCTTGCGGCCAATCGCGGCAACGCCCTGTGGATCGCCGATCGGCCGATGCAGGCCCTGGCGGCCTATCAGCGGGCCGTGCAGCTGGCGCCCGACGACCCGGTTGTGTACCGAGGGCTCGCCAATGTGCACTGCGACCGCCAGGCCTTCGAGGCGGCGGATCGGGCCTATGCCCGCAGTCGCGGCCTGGCAGCTGAGGCGATCACGGCCTGGAACCACAGCCAGTTGCTGATCGGGCTGGAGCGCTACGCCGAGGGCTACGCTCTGGCTGAGAGCCGCTGGGAACTGGCCGGGCTTCAGCCGTGGCGGGATCCGACCACGGCCTGGCGGGGCGAGCCGCAGGGCTGGCAGGGTCCGCTGCTGCTGTGGAGCGAGCAGGGGCTGGGAGACACCCTGCAGCACCTGCGCTGGCTGGGTCCCCTGGTGCAGCGCCGCGGTGAGGCCGCTCCTCCCCTGGTGCTGGAGGTGGAGCCCTGTCTGGTGGAACTGCTCCGCCAGGGCCTGGCCCACCTGGAGCCCCGGCCGGTGGTCCGGGGCAAGACGGGTGGCGATGCGCCGACCTGGCGGGGAGCCCAGGTGTCGCTGCTGAGCCTGCCGGGCCTGCTGGGGGGGGCACCGCTTCCCAAGGCGGCTGCCTGGTTGCAGGCGGTGTCGTGGGCGCAGCCTCGGGAGCTCGGGCGGCAGGGGCAGCAGGGCTTGCAGCCGTTGCGGGTGGGGCTGGTTTGGGCGGCGGGCCGCAAGCTGGACGACCCCGTGACGGCCCGGGAGTACCGGCGTCGCAGCCTCAGCCCGGAGGCCCTGGGGGCGCTGATCCTGGGCCTGGAAGGGCTGGGGGCCCGCTGTACGTTGCTGCAGTTCGGGCCCGATCGCCACCAGGCGGACCCATTTAGGGCCCCTGGGACGGAGGAGCTGGCCGCCGAGGCCGATTTCGCCGCCACGGCGGCGCTGGTGGCGCAGCTGGATCTGGTGATCAGTGTGGATACGGCCATGGCCCATCTGGTGGGGGCGATGGGCCGGCGGGGCTGGCTGCTGCTGCCGTTCAGCGCCGCGCCGCGCTGGCTGCGCCACAGGGCCGATACGCCGTGGTATCCGAGCCTGCGGCTGTTCCGCCAGCCTCAGCCGGGGGATTGGCAGGCAGTGGTGTGGGAGGTGCTCACGGCGCTGCGGGATCGCGGTGCTGATCTCGGAGCGGAAGTTGAACTTAAAGCGGGCTGCAGCTGA